The genomic interval GTAGTGCTGGTATAATCTCTGTTCGGGTCGACTGGCGGCGCCACTGTGTTCCATTCCCAAAGTCTGTCGGAGAACGCAGCCGCAGCCGGCGGTGGGAATGAGGCAGCAGAGATCATCAACTGGGAGAAGGATGCTGGATGATTATAGCTATTATGACTCGTACCACCGCCACCGCCACCGCCACCACTACCACCACCAGCGGCACCACCACCAGTAGTCTGATAACTCATATGCTGTTGCTGATTCATGAAAGCACCAGCTCGCTGCTGGTAGTTTAGTAGCCTGTACTGAAGATCATCAATCCCTCCTCCTACTGCATTACTTGAAGAAGAACCAACCCCTAGGCCACCGCTGCCAGTTCCGCTGGGCGTACTGAAAAGGGTCGAGTTGGTGGCGGCGGGGAGTAGATAGAAATTTGGAGGAAATTGCTTGTTAAAGTAGTGCTGCTGCTGCTGTAGTTCCTGCTGATGCATGAGGACCAACCTACTGCTATCTTCTTCTAATGGAACTGGCGGAGATGACAGTTCGGCATTAATTGGGTCTAGAACTGCTGCTGGTGCTGCTGCTCCGCCTATTGCGGTGTTGTAGTTGTCAACAATATTGTGCTTGGAAAGACGGAGAGCGGTGGTGGTGACGTCAGTGCCGCTGCTTCCATCTCCTTCATCAGTTTCGGTCATCTGTTCCAACATTTGCTGGTgctggtgatgatgatgatgggaTTGCATTAGTACTGATCCACCAGCTGATCCCAAAGTAGAAGTACCAGTGTTGGTTTGGAAGCTGTCCACGTTAATAGGGTGGTGGTGAGACTGCAGATATTGTTTTTTGTGAtgggaagaggaggaggaggaggcgggCCTGGAGGAGGAGGAAGACGATGATGGAAGCGAACGAGGGAGTACTGAATGGTGATCTTCCACTCCTGCTCTCTTGTACACTCGGCATAGTGAAATTTCTGCCTGCACTCATATATCCCCAAACACATATGCATATAGATATATATGAGATTAATTGCAGTAGTACTTATATATAGTGTAAAAGGGAATTCAGAATCAGACCTAGCTTATATTATATATTCAAAGTTTCAAACCAGTTAATTAGTGGTACTTGTCTTTTTGATAAATTAGTATATAATGAGTCACTGAATTTAAGGGTTCATGATTCCTGGACTGCTGCTTCCTCCATCTTAATTTCCGTGACATtaattaagaaatatatatatatatatatatatatatatataattgcaacAAAATTAATCAAACAAACTGTGTCTATCCGTGATGTTGTTCCTAATTGCAttgctagtctctctcttcacgAACgatctgttctctctctctctctctctctctctctctctctgccagAACCCACTCCTCTTTTCACCTTGGTCTGTATATATATTTGGTATCATAGAGTGCTCCAAAAATTTATGGTCAGTTCCCAGAAAAGATCTAGCTAGCCAGTGAACAAAAAGTTGCAAAAGCCCAGCTAGCCCccagagaaagaaagaaagagcactCTAAGCACTTAATTAATAGTGTAACAAATTAAAAACTAGGGTTTAGCTAGAATGAATTTAAGTGAAAGTTAGAAGGAAGTGAAAGCTAGAAGGATCAAATCAAGGTTATATGTGTTTATGTGTAATATATATTGTAACACCTTTTGGTGGCGCTGGGTTTCGTGTTGAGGCAACCGGTATTCATTCATGATCCAGCTGGTGCGGATGCCTTTCGGAGCTTTGCCGGAGTAGAAAACCAGGGTCTTCTTCAACCCAATTGACCTGAAGGTTTCCGTTCGGATCATTCTGTCAGCTCCAGTCGCCTTCCAATACCCTGAAGTCGTCACGCGGTTTGGCCGATCCCCGTTTCGATACTTGCGGTCTCTCGGGACATAGAAGTACCATTCCTTCTCCCCTATTGCTGCCAAAGCTGcacaaatcacatatacatatatagataaaTCCATAATCCACAGCTAGCTAGCAGTACTACTATATCATGACGATGATCATCAGTACGCgtctatatatatgaatatatggactaattaataattaatctatgAAAACCTAAGAAGGACAAATTAACAAAATATGGCCATTAATTGACTAATTTCTAATTGTTAAGTACTAGTTAAAATCAGTATGCATGTATACACCTAGCTAGCTATAATTAAGCAGCTAGGGTTAATTAATTAgatcaatatatatgtatatatattgatcGAGACGAAAAGAGttaagagaaagggagagaggaGGGGAGAGctagctagagagagagagagagagagagagagagagagagagagagagagagagagagaaaactatatatttatatgtgtgtgtgtttatatatgcCTAAATGTAATAGGGAAAGAAAGCAAGAGGTTAAGATATATAGGTTAGGGGGAATTACAAACCAGGGAGCTCCCAGGGGTCATAGCGATAGAGATCCAAAAAGGTAATGAGTTCGACTTGGAAGCCCTTGCCCTCAACCTTACGGCGGAGGTAGAACTCCACTAGTTCCTCTTCGGTGGGGTGGAAACGAAACCCCGGCATCACCATGTCCTGCTGTTGGCTCATCATGCTCatctgctcttcttcttcttcttcttcttcttcaatattAATATTATTCACATCCTTATTACTGCTGGTATTAATATTGTTGCAGGGGGATGACTTCATCATCTCTTCTTCTTGATCATGATCCCCTACTACGACTACTACCTGATGATCATCCTCCTGtgcctgctgctgctgctgttgcctCATCCTAATTGCTCCAAATATTGCCATAAACCACTCTCTACCCCTATGTCAACTTCACTAATCAAGCAAGGTAGCTACCTCCCTAGCAGCTAGCTAAGCCAAGAAGCAATACTACTCATAACATTCAACCTATGTAATTAAGCTCCATATATATTTCCATCCATGGGTAGATCGATCACCATCTGATAACGCTCGATCTTTCTCTGATCTTTAATTAGCGCGGGCTTGCTAGCTAGCTTTGGTGATCCCTCCTCCTCCTACCccttatataatttatatatatgtagGGGATGGATGATTATAAATTAGTGTATTGTAGAAGGGGGATTGGATCCGTGGTGCAAGTTGTACTGGCTGGCCGGTCGTATGTATGGTGGCTAGTGAGACCTTCTACAGGAGGTCGAATATCgacgagatatatatatatatatatatatatatatatatatatatatatatatatatatatatatatatataattggggGTCAATTAAAATGTTATTACCACCCCAAGGTTAGACTTTCGTCTCTCACTCACTAAACTCTATGAATTGGAGAGTGGGCTTAAGCTTAGAtgggaagaagaaagaaagtGCAAgaaaaatggagagagagagagagagagagagagcccgaGGAGTTGATGGAAAGATCTACATAGCTTTCAGGCCCTACATGGAGGGGGTGGGGGGACGCGTAAAGGTGTTTAAGATGAGAAAAGGACGTTTCAAAAGAGAGGACAGGGTGGCCACAGCCCTCCCTTAGCTTAGCTTAGCTAGCAGCGGTGCCCTTAAATTGGACCTTTCTTATTTTCAAcacattatatatatgtatacacatatCTCTCCTCTAAAATCTTTTCTTCTACTTACCATTTTAATTTCTTCTTCTCCCCACCCATTATATATACTTGGTCTAATTTTAtctctcttttccttcttttttttttcttagaggAACACGTGAATGATGACCCATATATGCATTAATggaccatctctctctctctctctctctctctctctctctctctctcaatatacCTTCACTTCCGGGTTTGGGTCGGGTTTATATTCAATACCTAAATTACATGCCTTTTTTCCACTCTAcatttttccttctattttaCATCCAAATATAcatgcttttcttttcttgtttttgttttgttacttgtttcttctaatttcttatattcataattttttaattcATGGGTTATAGAAAtcatatatattagtatgaaattAATATCATAATGCACAAAATTGGGTTTCTAGATTTATAGTACATCAATTGAACTAAATTTCAATTTAATTAGTGTAGTTAGTAGTGGGAACATTGTAGAACCTATCACTTGAATTAGTTGAGAATGATGAAAACCGCTACATTCGATACTCTAAGGTAAACTAAGCAGGCCAAAAGAATGTGTCAAAATAGGTCAAAATTATCCTAGACCTCATCAACTGGCTTAAGGTCATTTTTAAGGAAATGCTAATAGAGAGTAGCTTTTGTACAAGTGACATTAATCGTCACCATGATGAAAGTAACTATAAGATGTGAAATTCATGCATAACTCATCCTACAACAAGTAGAAGATTGATCAAAGGCATGTAACCCCAAGCTAGGTACTTAGGCATCAGATTGAGGGTCGAAACCTTTAAATTGTTTTGCAGGTTGCATTATGTTGTATAAATTGAATGCACAACGGAATTTGCAATCACACATACAAGCGCAACACTCAATGGTAAAATATACAGAAATAACAATCACACTGACTCTAAATGAAAGTAATAGAAACAATAAcacaaggaattatgtggtttggcaatgcGCCTACATCCATGCGAGCAAACGGTAGAAATTCattatcttcttgtccaaattacatgaaCAGTACATCAATCCTCTCAACCATTTACCAACCATCTCTCTATAAATACATTTAatatgacatataaatagagtttccaGAGGTtttctgtaacgccccaaacccctaaacccaggtccggtgcattatacctgataataccctgataaatcataatccataacatacacaacagaaaatataaacataatctccatataacatataccataataccataataccagagtttactatgtTCTATctatattccaaaaattccatccatcacctgcatttccataaatacatacatctctagaacatttcagtattttcacaaccatcctTACTCAACAGtcataaaacataaagacataaaacataaacatatacatccccaaaatatgctcaacatataccctttcttATGTAGTTCtcaaaaatactaaaataccctcaagctcctaagcccgacctcgaggatgtcctaaaaaagaaacattcatatttgggtgagacacatctcagtaattgaagaaaatatacatattaaaacagcgtgtggctaacatgaggtaaatagatatcattttaattacatttgcaaatcattaacataagtctaaaatcattttctgaatcaaataaaacacaAGTAAAAATTtagcccacgagattacccaaggataggggtgattacccgcccatacaagtagcacccctctgctctgatacttaggtaacattgaggtcactactaaagcataccaggacactcaccttactcagtaagctctcaagtgttaacttgatcttgtATTCACGctttcaacaatagtttaccagcaaaggccctaaggatagggaaatctatccacccatacaaataggttccctctaccttagtacgttatgcaactactgccacatctgaagttattagtgcactcgcctttcttagtaagccctcaggagaagagtttgccttgcccaatcgtaacatgttcaaACAtatatagatacttctaatatcataatactttattcctttctgtcattattcattcatacacatctgttcatgttcataacttgaactttacatttcatttcactttaagtgactctttcccttttacttcgttcacatttgtcatttcatttcatggtcattccattgtcatttcattgcataacattttcatttcattcattcgtactacaattggtttttagccatcatttgttagtccacatagaaatgcgctagaatcggctaacatggttgtcttttagctgtcttacatttacatggttgcattaacatacacaagcaacattgtccatatcatattttatttccaatactttacttgcttagcataaatcttatacattttacatatatttgcatagagtctcatgccacacaatttaacagtaaaattcatatacattccttacaaaataagccaacgcataattaacatttatatgctgaaaatacgtttcatttcttacttaatttctcagaaaattcctttcactttcattcgtttactttcacatatacatagctttataaacattccttggctcagaatacatggttttacatggttggcattttaaactcacataaaaacatatttacataaataacatataatccattttaattcatgaaaaacctgatttaatacataaattttccccttacctgactttaaACTACGCTGGTAGGATCCTCGAACCGATACTCACAGCATTCAgctggaccctgaatccaaaatcctagtttaattaaaataaattctaattaagttaaatcttaaggaaaatacttatttactacttcctaggttCCAAATAACAAgattccttaaaaaaaattccaaaataacttaccctgattttgggatgtttgcCAAACCCCTtaatccaacgatcagctcctacagccttacagagaatgatcctacgaatcccgtggtggttccagatcatcaaactgggtcaaatttagtccaaaatcaaagagagaaggtgggaaaaCCGTttagacagagagagagagagagagagagagagagagaggaaagtgaAATCCCGAGTTTTttgctgaaaatgaagaaaaactctatttataggcaaggtttcgtcgacgagacacgtggattcgtcgacgaggcactatagagactttgtcgacgagaagatatctttgtcgacgaaattcagagtttcaaaatagattctcttgggattccttcgtcgacgagaaactgAGGTCGTCAACGAgttttagaaggacactcgtcgataaAGACAGGACATTCATTAACGAGGCCTGCTTTTCTTTCTTAAATCCTTCCTTTATCCCCTTATTAttcattaatccatttcattcattatatttcctaattattttaaatttttgtgtcattacattttccctccaaaccccaaccatattaacgtccccctttcaaaatttgaaatctgcgcgGGTTGTCTCGAGCCAAACCGTTAATGATTgggccaaactgtcgacggtttcaaaataagaataaaattatCTGAAATACTGctccaaactgtcgatggttagAGCCAATCCGTTGATGATTTCCTTGCTGCTCCTCAGCACTCCATGTTTTCTTCCTTTGTACATGCATCCCATTCAGtatatgagtcacatatcacaacaatatccacctttgtgaatatacgccccttaggagaaaccaaAAGCATAGCCCATTTCTCCATATTGACCTTGGGATGTTAGGTTGGGACTGCTTCCCATCTAACAACTAGAGACAAACGCTAAGTCCAAGCAAGGCTTGAACTTGCCTGTGGTAGTTTCAGCTTCTACCAAAAACCCCGATTCAGTTGTAGATGTAACAACTTAAAATTgcgccctaggcttccaacaaaatcttcccacaacagtaaacgtAAACCTTACTGtaagccttctatcaccaaaaCCCCTTGtgtagtcttcaacaaatctcacaattgGCAGAACACTTTGTTGCCTgtcgaaacaccccattgcaccagCATGAGGGACCATTGACATATCCCGAACATCATCGTTTGTCCTTGGGTACTGAGTCTCCACAAACCCCCGCTAAGACGACAAACAAAGTCTCCCCATAGttttgtccacaaagccaccatgagataacaccaatctccctgcagctttgtccataaagccaccctaagataaaaCTAATCTCTTTATAGCTCTGTTCATGCGAATCATCAAACCAATACCCTTCTTGTACGTACCCAAAAtcttcatgtcaaaacctttcaacggAGTTCCCAACTAATTAGCCTCAGCTAAAGCCTTtttagccaataacatgtcattcacaaacaacagatacatcaccCCTTTGCATCCTGTTACCCTCTTCCTCATTGCGAAAGCCACCATGAGATAACACTTATCCATCTATTTTTTCCTTTGTTGTGcactgcaacttgaaaaatagtaggaaccttgctgttggtagtaatgaatgcataaaacactagaatgccaaatttatacctgagtggtggtctgatagtgcacctGGTCCCACGTGATCTTGCTAGTCTCCTAAgctgaaactccctgcaatatgaacaatgtcatctttgCCCTAAGTTTGTAGCTCCACTAGCATCACATACCCATTTCTGCTATGATACTATTGATCCGAGATAGAACTCCTTGTATTTCTGCCCCGAGTATCTAACTCCACCTAAACAACATATTCATTGCTGCTGCCGCTGCTACAATTTTTTGGCATtagtttctcttcctttacctgagtttCTCATCAAAAGCCATGTctccactgatcaccaccttatttgctacaggatcacccaacttgaacccacctttctAATACCCCAAAAATATGTACTCTCCAGACATAATACCAAGCTTAGATCCAAcatcactagaaacgtgcacctGTGGACATCCTTTCAAACTcgagtagtctaccacaaaacctaCCCATAAttctcctacaactctcccatctagtaaTACCTTTGGCAATTAGTTAAACGAGAAACGCGCCATACttactgacttcaccaagaagtaccctagAAGCCCTTCATATAACCTGCCTTGCTCACAAAATTTCTTGAACAAAAGTACTCAGTCCTAATGTCTAACTTGAGGATCTCTCTCCTGGtttggttctccacctcaaccacaagttaaccTGGCAAACACCTTaggcttgtgccacatgagatacacCAATACCTTTTGTGATaaaaccacaaaatacatatgtttgccccgtgatgctatcctcaccgATCCCTAAACATCTAAATACATttagtcacccatatgccctaaccgcatatgccatgAACATCCAACTCAGATTCTACAGTTGTAGCTCCATCTTGACCTAGGACGGGAATGGCCGACCTATATcttacgattcaaccctcacacaagcacatacacttaaacactttaacttaagaatttaattatccgaacataaacccaataaatcatgctttatttcacatgttcaaggattttgaaaaggtgtatgacttgtccagcaattaagtcccaattggttcttttaCAAAGGAATCATGTTATATGATGAAAcattgttatttcaaagattcaagaatttaagttctatgttagcaaactaatattcatataattgattttaactagaaagtaccaatattgcaatctatggatcaaatgggttattcaaagatgtgattttaatctactagcaagggttcacaaaatataaaaaaggattcaaacacaagtattgaagttaccaagatattggtttgga from Malania oleifera isolate guangnan ecotype guangnan chromosome 9, ASM2987363v1, whole genome shotgun sequence carries:
- the LOC131164760 gene encoding protein CUP-SHAPED COTYLEDON 2, with translation MAIFGAIRMRQQQQQQAQEDDHQVVVVVGDHDQEEEMMKSSPCNNINTSSNKDVNNINIEEEEEEEEEQMSMMSQQQDMVMPGFRFHPTEEELVEFYLRRKVEGKGFQVELITFLDLYRYDPWELPALAAIGEKEWYFYVPRDRKYRNGDRPNRVTTSGYWKATGADRMIRTETFRSIGLKKTLVFYSGKAPKGIRTSWIMNEYRLPQHETQRHQKAEISLCRVYKRAGVEDHHSVLPRSLPSSSSSSSRPASSSSSSHHKKQYLQSHHHPINVDSFQTNTGTSTLGSAGGSVLMQSHHHHHQHQQMLEQMTETDEGDGSSGTDVTTTALRLSKHNIVDNYNTAIGGAAAPAAVLDPINAELSSPPVPLEEDSSRLVLMHQQELQQQQHYFNKQFPPNFYLLPAATNSTLFSTPSGTGSGGLGVGSSSSNAVGGGIDDLQYRLLNYQQRAGAFMNQQQHMSYQTTGGGAAGGGSGGGGGGGGTSHNSYNHPASFSQLMISAASFPPPAAAAFSDRLWEWNTVAPPVDPNRDYTSTTTAPTFPNSSSNQ